The genome window CGAGGACGAGGTGGATATTGCCCGCAAAGTAAACCGCGACGGAGCCGAGAACTTGGCCCGGCTGTGCGGCGAGCATGGCACCACGTTTATCCACATTTCCACCGATTTCGTGTTTGCTGGCACTGGCAACACGCCCCTGCTGGAAACCGACGAGGCTACGCCCATTAGTGTGTATGGCCTTACCAAGTTGGAGGGGGAACAGGTAATTCCGGCCCACACCAGCCAATACTTCATCCTGCGTACCAGCTGGTTGTACTCAGAATACGCCGGTAACTTCGTAAAAACGATGCTTCGGTTTGGTCGGGAGCGGGAAGAAATGAAGGTTATCTGGGACCAAGCCGGCACGCCTACTTACGCCATTGACTTGGCCGGCTGCATCCTCACCATCATCGAAAGCCAGAGCCAACAGTACGGCATTTACCACTACAGCAACGAGGGCCTGACCTCCTGGTACGATTTCGCCGTGGCCATTTTCGAGCTGAGCAATACGCCGGTGCGCACCCTTCCCATCCGTACCGCCGAATACCCCACCAAGGCCACCCGCCCCGCCTATTCCGTCATGGACAAGACCAAGGCCAAAACCCAGCTTGGCGTGGCCATTCCGCACTGGCGCGACAGTTTGAAGGTGTGTCTGAGCCGCCTAGAGGCGTAGATTTATCCTAAGATACTGAGCCGGAAAAGGCCCTGCGACACGTATTGCGCGTCGCAGGGCCTTTTTGCTGTAGTAGACAACCGACAGAATTGTCTGGATGATGGTGAGCAAGAGGAGAACAGGAGGGCCGGCTACGAATTGAAAGAGCAAACGGCCCGCAAACTAGCGCGAAACTGGTGCTGTGCCCCGCTCATAAAACCGATTCAGTATGTACGCCAGCACCACAAACCCCAGCCCAACGCCGCACACGCCCGGCCACGCAACATGGGACCAGGCTATACCGCCGATTAAGGAACCGGCGGAGGCCCCAATAAAGCAGGCCGTCATGTACACGGTGTTAAGGCGGCTACGGGCTTCGGGGCGGAGCGTGAAGATGCGGGCTTGGTTGGAAATGTGGGTCATCTGCTGGCCCACATCCAGAATCACGACCCCGATGATGAGCCCGAGTAAGTAATAACCCCCAAAGCCCAGCAGCAGGTAGGCACCCAGAAACAACAGTATGCCGAGGTTGAGGGCGTAGTCAGCGCCTTTGCTATCGGCTGATTTACCGGCGAAGGAAGCGGCAAAGGCCCCACTGGCGCCAATAAGGCCAAACAGACCGGCTACGTCGGCGTGGTAGTGGTAGGCGTCGCTTTCCAGGAAGAACACGAGGGTAGTCCAGAATGCACTGAAGCCGGCAAACATGCAGGCCCCCACCAGCGCCGAGCGCCGCAGCACCGGCAGCTCCCGCGTGAGCGTGCCCAATGACCGGAGCAGACTGCCGTAGCTACCCGCAAACTGGGGCTGGTTGCGTGGTAGCATGCGGGCCAGAGTACCCGTGAGCACCACCATTACCCCGGCACCAACCCAAAACATGGTGCGCCAGCCAAAGTGCAGCCCCACGTAGCCACTGATGGTGCGTGAGAGCAGAATGCCAATCAGCAGCCCACTCATCACCTTGCCCACCACGCGGCCGCGCTCTTCGTCGCTGGCTAGGGAGGCCGCCATGGGAATCAGCAGCTGTGGCACGGCCGAGAAAATGCCGATTAGCAAGCTGGCAGTGGCCAGCAAAGCAAAGGTGGGCGCAGAGGCAGCCCCGGCCATGCACCCGGCGGCGCACAGTAGCAGGGTCAGAATCAGGCTTTTCCGCTCCCGCTTGTCGCCCAGGGGCACTACCAGCAGTAGGCCCAGGGTGTAGCCCACTTGGGTAATGGTAGCCACCAGGCTCACCCGGCTTTCGGCCACCCCAAACGTGCGCCCGATTTCGGCTAGCAGCGGTTGGTTGTAGTAGATGTTAGCCACTACCAGCCCGCAGGTAATGGCCATCAGCCAAACCAGGGCCGGGGCCAGAGGGTGGGAAGGGGTAGGACGAGCGTCTTCTATCACGGGCTGAGCTTCAGCCGCTACTGCTTCTCTCATACGGGTAACGCGCGGCGGCTTAACTAAGGCCGCTTGGGTGGCCTCAGCTAACAGCTTTCCGGAGCGGAAGGTTGTATTACTTTTAAGAGGGACTGGTAGCTACCCCCAAACAGCGAAGTCAACTTAACCTGCCGCGTACTGCTTTTTGTATAGGTCCGGCGCAAAGCCTTCAGCTGGCAGAACAGCTTCTAAAACAGAGAAGCATTATTGAAACCCGCACGGAGACAGTTGCCGATTATGACCATTCAAGCTCAATCTCCAGCGCAAAGCGGCAGACTTCATCACGCGGAAATAAGTCTTATGGCAAGGCTGTAATTAGGGGCAAAAGTTCTTTGCGGCGCTCGAAGCTAGGTGCTGTAAGTGGCAAGCAAAAGGCCTGGGCAAGTGCAGCGGGGCGTACTGTTTTGTTATTATTACACAAACAGCAACAAGCTCTGGCCTACTGGTCAGAGCTTGTTGCTGTTTTTAAGGAGGAGTTAAAGCAGGCTTTATCTAGCAATGCTAAAGAAGCCTTATCAGGCTAGGGCTAGTTGCTGACTTTCACGGGGAGGCCTTCGAGCTGCACGTAGCTGAGCTTCCAGGCGTTTTTCTTGTTTTTCTTCCAGAGCAGAATGAAGTTGCCTTCGCCTTCGCCGCTGGGCTGGCCAGGAGCTTCGGGTAGCACCTCCGTGGAGAAAGTGCCGGCCTCGTAAGCCGTATTAGCGTCGGTGCCGGCGCTAGTACCGTAGAGTTTCAGGTCGGCAATCGTGCCCATGGTAGCGCGCACCCACTTATCCGATACTTCTGATTTGCCATTAAAGCGGGTAGCGCCTTGGGCGTACTGCACGTCGTCGGCCAGCAGCGTATCGAGAGCGGCCGTGTTTTTGGCGTTCCAGGCGCCGATGAATTGCTGGTTGAGGCTTTTTACATCAACAGCAGCAGCGGCGTCATCAGGCTTAGGCGCCGAGCAGGAGGAGGCCAGCAGTGCGGCACTCCCAAGCAGAAAACCAACAAGAGGTTTCATGGGAACAGAGGTTAGGTGAGGCAGAACGGGGAGAAAAGAAGGAAACAAAACGCCCAGGCCCGGGGGCCTGGGCGTTGAAGCTACAGGAAAAAGCGGGACTACCAGCTCTTACGACGTACTTCCGAGGTCGGATAAGCGGCGTCGCGGGCACCGTAGTTGTTGTTAGGCAGGTAGGCCGAGCTCATAGCCAGCGAGGTAGGAGCACCAGCGGCCGGAGCGCCGAAGCTGTTCATCATGGCCGGAGCGGCAGCCGGAGCAGCGGCGGCAGCAGCCAGCGCGGCGTTGTTGTTGGCGCGAGCTTTAGCTTCGCCGCGGGCAATGCCGGCGCGGTAAGCGGCAGCGCGGCGCTGCTCAGCACGGTTGGCGGCGGCTACGCGGGCTGCCTCGGCGCGGCGTTTGTTGTCGGCGGTCCGACCGATGCTGTAGCCCAGACCGGCACCAGCGGCACCACCCACGGCACCACCCACTACGCGGTTCCGCTTGTTGATAAGCGCACCGGCTGCGGCACCACCCAGACCACCAATAATGGCACCTTTGGCGCTGGAGCTAACCTTGCGGTCCTGGGCAAAGCTGGAGGCGATGGTAGTGAAGAACATCACGAGGGCGAGAAGCAAACTTACCTTTTTCATGGCGAGAGAAGTTTAAGGTTCAGTGGGCTGGTTAAGCAGTAGCCCTGAACTCAGTTTTACAAGCACCATGCCAATACGAACCGAATCAACCCCAGGTTTAGCCCAACAGTAGGCGAAGACGGCGCTTTTTTCTACCCTGAGTCATTTGCTGGAAATGTGCTTTATTTCTTCGTTATCAAGGTTTTTGCGTACAGCCAGGTATGGAACAAACGTTATTATTCCGGGTTGATAAAAATTTTTCACTACCTGGGCTGGGCGTACTGCTACTACCTGAAAAGCAGGTGCCCGAACTCCAGAAACTCGCCTTGCACACGTCTCTGCGGCTTCTGCTGCACTACTCCGCCGGCCACCGGGAGCCCGCCGTGGCGACGGTAGAGGAAATAGACCGCGCCGAGGAGTCCGCCGTGCGCGCCCTGCTACTCACCCAGGAAGGTGCCGCCCCCGTGCCAGTGGGCACCGAAGTATGGTGGGGCGGGGAGGAGGTAGGCTGGGAGGAGCTGCTTTAGCGCAGCCAGCCGCCGGCATCCAGCCAATTCTGGAGGCGGTCGGTCCAGTTGTCTTTGGTGGTTTTGTTGAGCATGCCAAAGCCGTGGCCGCCTTGGGGGTAGAGGTGCATTTCAGCGGGTACTTGGTGCTGCAGGCAGGCCTCGTAGAAAGCTAGGCTGTTCTGCACTTTCACCGTCTGGTCATCGGCAGCGTGCACCAGGAAGGTAGGCGGCGTTTGGGCGGTTATCTGCAATTCGTTGGAATATCGCCTGATTTGGTCTGTAGCGGGCTTCTCGCCGATAAGGCTAGTGCGGGAGCCAGCGTGCATGAGCTCGTCGGAGAAGCTGATAACCGGGTACAGCAGCATCAGAAAATCGGGCCGCACGGAGGTTTTCTCTTTAGTATCGCCGACGGGGGTAGCGAAGTGCGTGCCGGCCGTAGAAGCCAGGTGTCCGCCCGCCGAAAAGCCCATCAGCCCAACCCGGCTGGGGTTTACGCCGAACTCGGCGGCGCGCTGCCGCACCAGCCGAATAGCCTGCTGGGCATCGAGCAGGGGTACTACAGATTTATCGGTCTGGCTCTGGGCATTCGGTAGGCGGTATTTTAGCACAAATGCCGTGATGCCCATTTCATTGAGCCGCCGGGCCACATCGTAGCCCTCGTGGTCCATAGCCAAACGCGCGTATCCTCCACCCGGACAAATAATAACGGCCGTGCCGTTGGCTTTGGCAGGCCTATATACCGTCAGCGTCGGCGTCACCACGTTAGAGATGCGGATGCTACCGTTGGCTTGCTTATCCACTACTTCCTGGATGCTACTGGCCTTGGAATTGGGAACAGCGCCGGAGTAAAGCGGAATGACCGGCTGGTTTTGGGCCTGAGCGAACGTCACAATAAGAAGGCAGAGTAGGAAGAAGAGAAGTTTGCGCATAGTGGGTAGGGGAGAAGCCACTAGGATGGAATAGAGAGAAAAGCAGACCGTCATGCTGAGTGCTGCGGGGCATCTCGCGTGCTGACGTTAGGTAGTGACTCCAACCTCAGCATGCGAGATGCTTCGCGGCGCTCTGCATGACGTTCCTGTTCTTACCTGTTCACGCAACCTGATTTAGCTACCTACGCTGGGCTGGGCGCGGGGTGCTGACCCTGGCCGGGTGCATCTGGGTGGCCGCCGTGCTCCTCGTCGGGTTGGTAGTTGGCTTCCAATTCGGCCAGCTTCTCTTTGCCGTAGGCGAAGCGGGTGATGAGCACATACAGCACCGGCACGATGAAGATAGCCAGCAAGGTAGCCGAGAGCATACCGCCGAGTACCGTCCAGCCGATGGTCTGGCGGCTCTGGGCGCCGGCGCCGGAGGCAAACACTAGCGGCAGCACACCCAGGATAAAGGCCAGCGAGGTCATGACGATGGGGCGCAGGCGTAGGCGCACGGCTTCCAGGGTGGCATCCACCAGCGGCATGCCTTTATCAACCCGTTCCTTGGCAAATTCGATAATGAGAATGGCGTTTTTGGCTGACAAACCAATTAGGGTAATTAAGCCGATCTGGGCGTAGACGTTGTTGGTGAGCTTGGGCAGGAAGGTCAGGGCCAGGATGGCACCGAAAGCGCCCACCGGCACGGCCAGCAGCACCGAGAACGGCACCGACCAGCTTTCGTACAGCGCCGCCAGAAACAGAAACACGAAAGCCAGGGACAAGGCAAAAATGTACACCGTCTGCCCGCCGGCCAGCAATTCCTCCCGGGTCAGACCTGAAAACTCGAAACCGTAGCCTTGGGGTAGGGATTGGGCCGCCGTTTCCTGCAGGGCCTTAATAGCGTCGCCGGAGGAGTAGCCGGGGGCCGCATTGCCGTTGATTTCGGCGGAGCGGAATAGGTTGTAGTGGGAAATCAGTGGGGCCGACTCGGTGCGCTGGTAGCTGGTGAGCGTGCTCAGGGGCACCATGCCGCCCTGACTGTTGCGCACGTAGTACTGCCCCAGGTTCGAGATGTCGCCGCGGTACATGGAGTCGGCCTGGGTTACTACCCTAAAGTTGCGGCCATACACCGTAAAGTCGTTCACGTAGGCCGAGCCCAAGTAGGTGCGCAGGGCGGTGCCAATATCGGAGATAGAAACGCCGAGTTTCTTGGCTTTTTCACGGTCGATGGTTAGCTGATAGCCGGGCGTATTGGCCGTGAAGAAGGAGAAGGGCGCAGCAATTTCGGGGCGCTTGCGCAGGGCGCCGAGGAAGTTTTGCAACTGGGCGTCGAAGTTCTTGATGTCGCCGCCGGCTTCGCGCTCCTGCAGGATAAAGCTGAAGCCGCCGGTGTTGCCAAGGCCCGGAATAGCGGGTGGCGAAATCACCACGATGTTAGCTTCCTTGAGGCGGCTCAGGCGCTTTTGCACGGTAGCAATCAGGCCCTGCAACTGCACTTCCTTGTCTTTGCGCTCCTCCCAGGGCTCCAGCTGGCAAAACACCGTGCCGCTGCTCGATTTGGAGGAGAAGTTTACGGCGTTTAGACCACCCAGACCCGCGTAGTGCCGGATACCCTTGATCTGGCCCAGCTCCTTCATAATCTCGCGCAGGGTGCTGACTGTACGCTCCGTGGAGGACGCCTCGGGCAAGTTGAAGGTCACGATAATCCGGCCCTCGTCTTCGGTAGGAATGAAGCTGGAGGGCTTTTTGGCAAACAGCAACCCCGTACCGGCCACAATGCACACCAGAATCACCACCACGAAGCGGGAGTGCTTGATGCCGCGCTGCACGCCGTTGCCGTACTTGCTCGTCACCTTGTCAAACCAGGTGTTGAACTTGAAAAACAGCTTATCGAGACCCTTGGAGTTCTCGTCGCGCTTGTGGGGCTTGAGCAGTAGCACGCATAAGGCCGGCGTCAGCGAAAGCGCCACGAAGGCCGAAATCAGCACCGAAATAGCAATGGTAATGGCGAACTGCTGATACAAGCGCCCCGTGATGCCCGGAATGAAACCCACCGGCACGAACACGGCCGCCAGAATCAGGGCAATGGCAATAACCGGGGCCGAAATTTCGCGCATGGCCGCCAGGGTAGCGTCCAGGGGGTTCATGTTCCGCTCGTTCATGTTGTGCTCCACGGCTTCCACCACCACAATGGCGTCATCGACCACAATACCGATGGCCAGCACGAAACCGAACATGGTAAGCGTATTAATCGTGAAGCCCAGCGGGATAAACAGGATGAAGGTACCGATGATGGACACCGGAATTGCCAGCACCGGAATGAGCGTAGAGCGCCAGCTTTGCAGGAACAAGTACACTACCACAATCACCAGCAGCAGGGCCTCTACCAGCGTGTGCAGCACCTCTTCAATGGACACTTTTACCACCGAGGCCGCCTCGAACGG of Hymenobacter sublimis contains these proteins:
- the rfbD gene encoding dTDP-4-dehydrorhamnose reductase gives rise to the protein MGSTTLVFGASGQLGQCLQHVAKERNLTNLVFLPEDQANILNVEALQAVFAQYQPAYIINCAAYTAVDKAEDEVDIARKVNRDGAENLARLCGEHGTTFIHISTDFVFAGTGNTPLLETDEATPISVYGLTKLEGEQVIPAHTSQYFILRTSWLYSEYAGNFVKTMLRFGREREEMKVIWDQAGTPTYAIDLAGCILTIIESQSQQYGIYHYSNEGLTSWYDFAVAIFELSNTPVRTLPIRTAEYPTKATRPAYSVMDKTKAKTQLGVAIPHWRDSLKVCLSRLEA
- a CDS encoding MFS transporter — protein: MREAVAAEAQPVIEDARPTPSHPLAPALVWLMAITCGLVVANIYYNQPLLAEIGRTFGVAESRVSLVATITQVGYTLGLLLVVPLGDKRERKSLILTLLLCAAGCMAGAASAPTFALLATASLLIGIFSAVPQLLIPMAASLASDEERGRVVGKVMSGLLIGILLSRTISGYVGLHFGWRTMFWVGAGVMVVLTGTLARMLPRNQPQFAGSYGSLLRSLGTLTRELPVLRRSALVGACMFAGFSAFWTTLVFFLESDAYHYHADVAGLFGLIGASGAFAASFAGKSADSKGADYALNLGILLFLGAYLLLGFGGYYLLGLIIGVVILDVGQQMTHISNQARIFTLRPEARSRLNTVYMTACFIGASAGSLIGGIAWSHVAWPGVCGVGLGFVVLAYILNRFYERGTAPVSR
- a CDS encoding DUF4440 domain-containing protein, translating into MKPLVGFLLGSAALLASSCSAPKPDDAAAAVDVKSLNQQFIGAWNAKNTAALDTLLADDVQYAQGATRFNGKSEVSDKWVRATMGTIADLKLYGTSAGTDANTAYEAGTFSTEVLPEAPGQPSGEGEGNFILLWKKNKKNAWKLSYVQLEGLPVKVSN
- a CDS encoding glycine zipper 2TM domain-containing protein, which produces MKKVSLLLALVMFFTTIASSFAQDRKVSSSAKGAIIGGLGGAAAGALINKRNRVVGGAVGGAAGAGLGYSIGRTADNKRRAEAARVAAANRAEQRRAAAYRAGIARGEAKARANNNAALAAAAAAPAAAPAMMNSFGAPAAGAPTSLAMSSAYLPNNNYGARDAAYPTSEVRRKSW
- a CDS encoding alpha/beta hydrolase, whose protein sequence is MRKLLFFLLCLLIVTFAQAQNQPVIPLYSGAVPNSKASSIQEVVDKQANGSIRISNVVTPTLTVYRPAKANGTAVIICPGGGYARLAMDHEGYDVARRLNEMGITAFVLKYRLPNAQSQTDKSVVPLLDAQQAIRLVRQRAAEFGVNPSRVGLMGFSAGGHLASTAGTHFATPVGDTKEKTSVRPDFLMLLYPVISFSDELMHAGSRTSLIGEKPATDQIRRYSNELQITAQTPPTFLVHAADDQTVKVQNSLAFYEACLQHQVPAEMHLYPQGGHGFGMLNKTTKDNWTDRLQNWLDAGGWLR
- a CDS encoding efflux RND transporter permease subunit; protein product: MIAETFIRRPVTAIVTSLVIVMVGVLAILNLPVGQYPEITPPTVSVSGTYTGADAQTVEQTVATPVEVQVNGTPGMTYLQSNSTSNGQMSMTVNFEVGTDINIAALDVQNRVGIAQPTLPQEVQRLGLVVRKRNPSILMLVALYAPKGSHNTTFLDNYANVFIKDALLRTKGVGDIVSRADDFSMRVWLNPDKLSQLGVTAQEVTAAIQEQNAQIAAGSIGAPPAQTGQTFEYIVFVKGRLTNTEEFGNVIVKTRPEDGSVVYLKDVARLELGKFNYANNSFVDGKRAAYLLVYQAPGANALETYENVNATMEQLKKQFPADLDYVVPFEAASVVKVSIEEVLHTLVEALLLVIVVVYLFLQSWRSTLIPVLAIPVSIIGTFILFIPLGFTINTLTMFGFVLAIGIVVDDAIVVVEAVEHNMNERNMNPLDATLAAMREISAPVIAIALILAAVFVPVGFIPGITGRLYQQFAITIAISVLISAFVALSLTPALCVLLLKPHKRDENSKGLDKLFFKFNTWFDKVTSKYGNGVQRGIKHSRFVVVILVCIVAGTGLLFAKKPSSFIPTEDEGRIIVTFNLPEASSTERTVSTLREIMKELGQIKGIRHYAGLGGLNAVNFSSKSSSGTVFCQLEPWEERKDKEVQLQGLIATVQKRLSRLKEANIVVISPPAIPGLGNTGGFSFILQEREAGGDIKNFDAQLQNFLGALRKRPEIAAPFSFFTANTPGYQLTIDREKAKKLGVSISDIGTALRTYLGSAYVNDFTVYGRNFRVVTQADSMYRGDISNLGQYYVRNSQGGMVPLSTLTSYQRTESAPLISHYNLFRSAEINGNAAPGYSSGDAIKALQETAAQSLPQGYGFEFSGLTREELLAGGQTVYIFALSLAFVFLFLAALYESWSVPFSVLLAVPVGAFGAILALTFLPKLTNNVYAQIGLITLIGLSAKNAILIIEFAKERVDKGMPLVDATLEAVRLRLRPIVMTSLAFILGVLPLVFASGAGAQSRQTIGWTVLGGMLSATLLAIFIVPVLYVLITRFAYGKEKLAELEANYQPDEEHGGHPDAPGQGQHPAPSPA